A window of Plasmodium brasilianum strain Bolivian I chromosome 8, whole genome shotgun sequence contains these coding sequences:
- a CDS encoding STP1 protein, with amino-acid sequence MENCDTTNYSGLGYGALPYIRNPEFIQARNQILSRITALKEKTLKEEFRKECLELSNYLIKLKNKPPKYTNPKQWVPVLRNYFKSKFDELTEHGGCPMIFEQNERDLLELKHDALDYCETIKVYEKKLRAFKKGDSSTYNCNSDADCIRHCTEYKDWFTSKNGHFQNTRNLISKSCIFKHLSSHFPTKKCNILNTRMLNKVPECLCIKPEATSQPSYKEKKLNDVELDQNKSEDALISQDQSLQQMEHPPDGPPHRPTERQPDSSPESSSSDPSQLLTKHEDKSMANSDNLGADTQHTHPEITPANTHLVSTKETIQTSTFQPPFTQELQSDSDLKVIPASYGALISEIHPSTPVDHKIQGNINSTFFSIFYALMGKIKKKKYVRRRQVKFLRILLPSHSVKKDIFLSDNHLDQPIYDDEEIIKKLKIHEHKTMKNTNLFKRKKDRSKTIIEVHMEVLEEFRNLEWELNKGEFLELCIEVFANEEYRSYPNLINYDQMENIKYSTDIEEKKILWNKWIERHENFSEILKKADWFNNLKNEWKKEKGKVKEMQELNKKCSNVNQKVSFLEKEKDIWRQWISSKVKTIEQYLEQDWFKEFTDEFNNIPDEYKNEETKNSVSLINIEELEHNKNCEELYKYVKKKLLEKLCILVFMMILEECIKEERIENKESYFDNSINECKLEENSDRNKQIIEHIMETNCNILESRRNKKIHDNKRQECFSENVEDWIKEDDSFSNSTLNKNVLDKSNDFREKYFL; translated from the exons ATGGAAAATTGTGATACCACG aaCTACTCTGGTCTGGGTTATGGGGCATTACCATACATTCGGAATCCAGAATTTATTCAAGCTCGAAATCAAATTTTATCTCGCATTACAGCCTTAAAAGAAAAGACCCTTAAAGAAGAATTTAGGAAGGAATGCTTAGAATTATCTAATTATCTAATTAAGTTAAAGAATAAACCTCCAAAATATACGAATCCTAAGCAGTGGGTCCCAGTACTTAGGAATTATTTTAAGAGTAAATTTGATGAGCTTACTGAACACGGTGGTTGTCCCATGATTTTCGAGCAGAATGAAAGAGATCTTTTAGAATTAAAACATGATGCACTAGACTACTGTGAAACAATTAaagtatatgaaaaaaaactaaGGGCCTTCAAGAAAGGAGATAGTAGCacatataattgtaatagtGATGCTGATTGTATAAGGCATTGTACGGAATATAAGGATTGGTTTACAAGTAAGAACGGACATTTCCAGAATACCAGAAATCTCATTAGTAAAAGTTGCatatttaaacatttatCATCGCATTTTCCTACAAAAAAATGCAACATACTGAATACTAGAATGTTAAATAAAGTTCCTGAATGCCTATGTATTAAACCAGAGGCAACTAGTCAACCTagttataaagaaaaaaaattgaacgaCGTAGAATTAGATCAAAATAAATCTGAAGATGCGCTTATATCTCAAGATCAAAGTCTACAACAAATGGAACATCCACCTGACGGCCCACCTCATAGGCCAACAGAAAGGCAACCGGATAGTTCACCTGAAAGTTCATCTTCAGATCCATCTCAACTTCTAACAAAACATGAAGACAAGTCGATGGCAAATTCAGATAATTTAGGTGCAGACACGCAACATACACATCCTGAAATAACACCAGCAAATACACATTTGGTATCTACAAAGGAAACAATACAGACTTCTACATTTCAACCTCCATTTACTCAAGAATTACAAAGTGATAGTGATTTAAAAGTTATTCCTGCTTCCTATGGAGCATTAATTTCTGAAATCCATCCTTCTACACCTGTAGATCATAAAATTCAAGGTAATATTAATTCTACTTTCTTTTCGATTTTT TATGCTTTAATGGGGaagatcaaaaaaaaaaaatatgtaagaAGAAGACAAGTTAAATTTCTCAGAATACTGCTACCTTCACATTCTGTCAAAAAagacatatttttatcagATAATCATTTGGATCAGCCAATATATGATGATGaagaaatcataaaaaaattaaaaatacatgaacataaaactatgaaaaatacaaatttgtTCAAGAGAAAAAAGGACAGATCCAAAACTATTATAGAAGTACATATGGAAGTACTCGAAGAATTCCGAAATTTAGAATGGGAATTAAACAAAGGAGAATTTTTAGAATTATGTATAGAAGTATTCGCAAATGAGGAATATAGATCCTATcctaatttaataaattatgatcaaatggaaaatattaaatatagcaCTGATattgaggaaaaaaaaattctgtgGAATAAATGGATAGAAAGACACGAAAATTTTTCTGAAATACTGAAAAAAGCAGATtggtttaataatttaaaaaatgaatggaaaaaagaaaaaggtaaAGTAAAAGAAATGCAAGAATTAAACAAGAAATGTTCAAACGTAAATCAAAAAGTttcatttttagaaaaagaaaaagatatatggaGACAGTGGATATCAAGCAAGGTTAAAACTATAGAACAGTACCTGGAACAGGACTGGTTTAAGGAATTTACAGatgaatttaataatataccagatgaatataaaaatgaagaaactAAAAATAGTGTATcactaataaatatagaagaaCTGGAACACAACAAAAACTGcgaagaattatataaatatgttaaaaaaaaattactagaAAAACTATGTATACTTGTATTTATGATGATATTAGAGGAATGCATAAAAGAGGAGCgtatagaaaataaagagTCATATTTTGATAATTCCATAAATGAATGTAAGTTAGAAGAAAATTCAGAtagaaataaacaaataatagaGCATATAATGGAAACTAACTGCAATATTTTGGAAAGTAgaagaaataagaaaattcaTGATAACAAACGTCAAGAATGTTTTAGTGAGAACGTAGAAGACTGGATAAAAGAAGATGACTCGTTTTCAAATTCTActctaaataaaaatgttcttGACAAATCAAATGATTTTAGagaaaaatactttttataa
- a CDS encoding hypothetical protein (Plasmodium exported protein) → MMEQETKLIFFIKIGTFFLLTWICHFYNDMSMLNKYLLEHYNISKTLDTRIHRLLAKHKQENGLNNDTLNSSYEAERKDKSFVYTVGDSYFEKRKLDNIHFLDSIRGATNANIENLRKKTNNKYKMLSCLPVFLPLVIYLISYISNYNSNSGGSSSVTSIVVTVVIILILSFLILLLIAYICKKIKKNEDSLHIMNDIHDRDYSYFPSM, encoded by the exons ATGATGGAACAAGAAACTAAgttaatcttttttattaaaattggtacttttttccttttaacttggatatgtcatttttacaatgatatg AGTATGCTTAACAAATACCTGCTTGAGCACTACAATATAAGTAAAACATTAGATACAAGAATTCATCGATTACTAGCGAAACATAAACAAGAAAATGGTTTAAATAATGACACGTTGAATTCTA GCTATGAAGCagaaagaaaagataaatcTTTTGTATACACTGTGGGAGAttcatattttgaaaaaagaaagctagataatatacattttctaGATAGTATTAGGGGTGCTACGAATGCTAATATAGAGAATTTAAGAAAGAagacaaataataaatataaaatgctTTCTTGTTTGCCTGTATTTCTTCCGTtagtaatttatttaatttcttatatatcAAATTATAACTCGAACTCGGGTGGTTCCTCCTCTGTAACATCAATTGTGGTAACTGTAGTAATTATCTTGATACTgagttttttaattttattattgattGCATATATctgcaaaaaaattaaaaaaaatgaggatTCATTGCATATAATGAATGATATTCATGATAGAGATTACAGTTATTTCCCTAGTATGTAG
- a CDS encoding hypothetical protein (Plasmodium exported protein) gives MFINKFHNKNIIALLNSAENTLSSRINNLLSESENVTENAIFIEEKLNENEHNNSGIDNAELGDNENGKTKDNESYEKEKSPLVKCFGKYSKQVRAEKGNEQKEEGEENNADGVGKREEGNEKMRKVEEKEEGGEKKELEDEIIKS, from the exons atgtttattaataagttccataataaaaatataatagctTTATTG aACAGTGCAGAGAACACATTATCTTCAAGAATAAACAATTTATTATCTGAATCTGAAAATGTGACAGAAAACGCAATATTTATAGAGGagaaattaaatgaaaatgaacaTAATAATTCAGGAATTGATAATGCTGAATTAGGAGATAATGAAAACGGAAAAACTAAAGATAATGAGTCATacgaaaaggaaaaatcTCCATTAGTTAAATGCTTTGGA AAATATTCAAAACAAGTAAGAGcagaaaaaggaaatgaaCAAAAGGAAGAAGGAGAAGAGAACAATGCAGATGGTGTAGGGAAAAGGGAAGAAGGAAATGAGAAAATGAGAAAAGTAGAAGAGAAAGAGGAAGgaggagaaaaaaaggaattagaagatgaaattattaaatcctag
- a CDS encoding cytoadherence linked asexual protein: MMQLLNVPIFILLGVILIKQKITCYLSENDNIKQLKYMIDNDDLYNNLLTAEKLIIEFFKHDELQLPILKPGVSEYLNMSNFTLIKHNANTENEISKVIPSVRADAQDLIKYEHITKQQLVQTYNSEKADLYKKRSLLLRSLKIVIFLLIPMNSYRETKDLKKSLMILNDIFMEKDEKQEQENSQLYSKSYFQSILNYINNIKEINPKKNVYSYLIIGDDLLKIQNSNDLFFTTNDNIDFMNKLDNLSAHFGISMYNLVGSHLIALGHLFILKLALSKYDKFFIHGKFKFFSWEKLLSFNISDRFRALDSMCNVEGIYDVEEKRRINYLKDKRKSEFDVCNILEFLVHYFNKYQMSLLTNAYQEDFKPLLFLEHTHIKSEFFKFICSDITNCNIYKSRQFAVEDEDLTILNSSESDNDSLNPFSIYTNFVYFSRCYNKFTPKQILYMHFLNLTGLLNNESMAYVSSLYLPGYFNAIELSFDEESNISDLIDNLLQCVEKCNSSENKYIASEEKDNTKLEYELSKSTKCNICLGAFTYINSKHEDTSSMLQKFYIYTTKIINISNISTLIRNMNIYEEYDNFLTNDINWYTFLLLLRLASYKDIANKNIGEAMYLNLKKEDNFNKTITTNYWFPSPLKKAYTLYIRSNLAVNLVEKLEKMLSSDAIEKMKKSIRFMVHVNSFLQLDFFHNLNEPPTGEQRLYPLSMLIENKFLYWFYNSSLGFFFLCYDDPSIRRRMHEKVLSQRFEAPKYSNWVLHMKKYIEKAYESYFNQRHVKNLYKDYNVFNINNKIMLMKDSYEMYEKNYKDLIFFADIFNLRKYLTATPRAIKLTNKFYYYMHSIAGNTLNFYKYGMIYGFTINKTYLKEFSNELFSIYKMNKNIFSDISFLQSVYLLFRKIESSFHVHRRNDKISLNNLFFLNVSNNYSKMSKEKRLEELHNSMASRFFSKTLFSTFQMMFSTKLSNYADELDRTYGKEEMLGLTVNEKAFFKFAYVYYGSIMDNITNSLLPPYAKKPITQLKYGKTFIFSNYFILCSQVFSLLNLNNLSLLCESQAVASSTYYSSMKMDQFVDKKFVPLVVGFAILRFNDVMDNPSEYSNIRNNLIDKAKPNHPLLFLGIHMATNLFFDSARFFPVSLTHKLNEQTSHVTITNPNLKPLTFSFSKILILQLINGLSCVMFLFPLLRYYAFYQNFSFFFIKPIRFMNRFHNVFERYVNNIIKTNFRKYTTDELIKFTEKTLLNIKKRGLMKESLKARIEAKKVKYHPVIKNLDGNIPTLTPQEYDRLTKADYSFYVDDNSFFDGIDKKEKFLNDKDYLRSNDLEDVSSTSSKSNKPQKQENEKSNKEVKYKKEEMKETKKQHQEMIGNDIYIKEQHRDDDENELYDNEGVFDEVLMVTRTPNQLK, translated from the exons atgATGCAACTTCTTAATGTACCTATATTCATTTTGCTTGGGGTTATacttataaaacaaaagataACATGTTATTTAAgtgaaaatgataatattaaacagttaaaatatatgattgaCAATGatgatttatataataatttattaacagCAGAAAAGCTAATAATAGAATTTTTCAAACATGATGAATTACAATTACCCATATTAAAACCAGGTGTTTCAGAATATCTGAATATGTCTAATTTTACCTTAATTAAGCATAATGCTAATACAGAAAATGAAATTAGTAAGGTAATACCTAGTGTAAGGGCTGACGCTCaggatttaataaaatatgagcATATTACGAAACAGCAATTGGTGCAAACTTATAACTCAGAAAAAGCTgatttatataagaaaagaaGTTTACTTTTAAGatctttaaaaattgttatatttttattaatacccATGAATTCTTATAGAGAAAcaaaagatttaaaaaaatcacTGATGATATTAAATGATATCTTCATGGAAAAGGATGAAAAACAAGAACAAGAGAATTCTCAATTATATTCTAAATCATATTTTCaaagtattttaaattatattaataatataaaggaaataaatccaaaaaaaaatgtatattcatatttaataataggTGATGatttgttaaaaatacaGAATTcgaatgatttattttttacaacaaATGATAATATTGATTTCATGAACAAGTTAGATAATTTGTCTGCTCATTTTGGCATATCGATGTATAACTTAGTTGGTTCTCATCTTATAG CATTAGGACATTTGTTTATCCTAAAGTTAGCTCTTAgtaaatatgataaattttttatacatggaaaattcaaattttttagttgggaaaaattattaagtttCAACATATCGGACAGGTTTAGGGCACTTGATTCAATGTGTAATGTAGAAGGTATATATGatgtagaagaaaaaagaagaataaattatttgaagGATAAAAGAAAGTCAGAATTCGatgtatgtaatatattagagTTCTTGGTAcactattttaataaatatcaaATGTCTCTCCTTACGAATGCTTATCAAGAGGATTTTAAacctcttttatttttagaacatacacatataaagagtgaatttttcaaatttatatgCTCGGATATAACTAATTGTAACATATATAAGAGTAGACAATTTGCAGTTGAGGATGAAGACTTAACTATTTTAAACAGCAGCGAATCTGATAATGATTCATTAAACCCATTCAGCATATACACCAACTTTGTGTATTTTTCAAGATGTTATAATAAGTTCACTccaaaacaaattttatatatgcactttttaaatttaactggacttttaa ATAATGAAAGCATGGCTTATGTGAGTTCTCTTTACTTACCTGGATACTTCAATg cTATCGAGTTATCGTTTGACGAAGAATCTAATATCTCAGATCTGATTGATAATTTACTGCAGT gcgttgaaaaatgtaattcatcagaaaataaatatatagcatcagaagaaaaagataatacGAAATTAGAATATGAACTGAGTAAATCTACTAAGTGTAATATTTGCTTGGGAGCATTCACATATATTAACTCGAAACATGAGGATACGTCATCAATGTTGCaaaagttttatatttacaccacaaaaattattaacataagtaatataagtacattaataagaaatatgaaCATCTATGAGgaatatgataattttttaacaaatgatataaattggtacacatttttattattacttagaCTTGCTTCTTATAAGg ACATTgccaataaaaatataggagAAGCTATGTATTTAAATCTAAAAAAGGAGGACAACTTCAATAAAACTATTACTACAAATTATTGGTTTCCATCTCCTTTGAAAAAAGcttatacattatatataagaagTAACTTAGCTGTTAATTTAGTAGAAA AATTAGAGAAAATGCTAAGTTCTGATGCCAtagagaaaatgaaaaaaagtattagaTTCATGGTTCATGTAAATTCCTTTTTACAATTagatttttttcataatctTAATGAACCACCAACTGGAGAACAGCGTTTATATCCTTTATCTATGTTAATTGagaacaaatttttatactGGTTTTACAATTCTAGCCTaggtttcttttttttatgctatGATGACCCAAGTATAAGAAGACGAATGCATGAAAAAGTCCTTTCACAAAGATTTGAAGCACCTAAATATTCTAATTGGGTTTTACATATGAAAAAGTATATAGAAAAAGCATATGAATCATATTTTAATCAAAGgcatgtaaaaaatttatataaggattataatgttttcaatataaataataaaataatgctAATGAAGGATTCCTATGAAATGTatgaaaagaattataaagatctaattttttttgcagatatatttaatttaagaaaatatttaacagCTACACCTAGAGCAATAAAGCTTACAAataagttttattattatatgcattCAATTGCTGGTAAcactttaaatttttataagtatGGTATGATATACGGATtcacaataaataaaacctATTTGAAGGAATTCAGTaatgaattattttcaatttataaaatgaataaaaatatcttttcaGATATCTCTTTTTTACAGTCTGTTTATTTACTCtttagaaaaattgaaaGTAGTTTTCATGTACATAGgagaaatgataaaata agtttaaataatttgttttttttaaatgtttcaAATAACTATTCAAAAATGAGTAAGGAGAAAAGGTTAGAAGAACTCCATAATTCCATGGCATCTAGATTCTTTTCAAAAACGTTATTTTCTACATTTCAAATGATGTTTTCCACAAAATTAAGTAATTATGCAGATGAGCTTGATAGAACATATGGGAAAGAAGAAATGCTTGGTTTAACAGTAAATGAAAAagccttttttaaatttgcgtatgtatattatgGTAGTATAATGGATAACATAACAAATAGTCTTTTGCCTCCTTATGCGAAAAAACCAATAacacaattaaaatatggaaaaacatttattttctcaaactattttattttatgttctcaagtgttttcattattaaatttaaataatttaagtcTTTTATGTGAAAGTCAAGCAGTAGCTAGTTCTACTTATTATTCTTCGATGAAAATGGATCAATTTGTTGATAAAAAGTTTGTACCTCTTGTTGTAGGTTTTGCAATATTGAGATTTAACGATGTAATGGATAATCCCAGTgaatatagtaatataagaaataatcTAATTGATAAGGCAAAACCTAACCATCCTCTACTTTTCCTTGGTATACATATGGCTACTAATTTATTCTTTGATAGTGCAAGATTTTTTCCTGTATCGCTAACtcataaattaaatgaacaaaCTTCTCATGTTACAATTACAAACCCTAATTTAAAACCACTAACTTTTAGTTTCTCaaaaattcttattttacaACTGATTAACGGATTATCTTGtgttatgtttttatttccacTTCTTCGATATTATGCTTTTTATCagaacttttcttttttttttataaaacctATTCGTTTTATGAACAGATTTCATAATGTATTTGAACGTTATGttaataacattattaaaactaattttagaaaatatactACTGACGAATTAATAAAGTTTACAGAGAAaactttattaaatattaaaaaaagaggtCTTATGAAAGAGTCTTTAAAAGCTAGGATTGAAGCTAAAAAGGTTAAATATCATCctgttattaaaaatttggaTGGGAATATACCTACATTAACACCACAAGAATATGATCGTTTAACAAAAGCTGATTACTCTTTTTACGTAGAtgataattcattttttgatggaatagataaaaaagaaaaattcttAAATGATAAAGATTATTTACGTTCCAATGATTTAGAAGATGTGTCCAGTACATCATCAAAGTCTAATAAACCTCAGAAACaagaaaacgaaaaaagtaataaagaagtaaaatataaaaaagaagaaatgaaAGAAACAAAGAAGCAGCATCAAGAAATGATTGGTAATGATATCTATATAAAAGAGCAACACAGAGatgatgatgaaaatgaacTTTATGATAACGAAGGCGTGTTCGATGAGGTCCTGATGGTTACAAGAACACCAAACCAACTAAagtaa